A window of Ignavibacterium sp. contains these coding sequences:
- a CDS encoding histidine kinase, whose translation MKLNKYTVLTILLLAFFVQLIIITYNYVTGYIIVPNIGNYLTRLAIGTSFSFVFALVLVYLDLQIINRLDKIFPLPQKLLPRIPAELLFAVFAAIVIGSSITILANSLMPYPDGLSKNMINNSLITSVLNIIIITVIEAIIWFKRSQQSLVKAERLERENSQIRFETLKSQLNPHFLFNSLNVLSSLIKKDSDKAQNFVDEFSSVYRYTLDVIEKPVVELREEIDFAKSFLFLQKIRFDNAVDMEINIDVAKLNYLVPPLAVQTLLENVFKHNRASVDNPLRIKIYNENDWLVVVNNLQPKIKGVESKGVGLNNLRKRYELLGEELPHFTVTEKEYVAKIPLINPD comes from the coding sequence ATGAAATTAAATAAATATACCGTACTTACAATTCTGCTTCTGGCATTCTTTGTCCAGCTGATAATTATAACATACAATTATGTTACAGGATATATTATTGTTCCAAACATTGGAAATTATTTAACACGATTAGCAATTGGCACTTCTTTCAGTTTTGTTTTTGCTTTAGTGCTGGTTTATCTCGACCTTCAGATTATTAACAGACTTGATAAAATATTTCCTCTACCCCAAAAACTATTACCAAGAATACCTGCAGAGCTTTTATTTGCCGTGTTTGCTGCAATTGTTATCGGTTCATCAATAACTATTCTAGCCAATTCGCTAATGCCTTATCCGGATGGATTATCAAAGAACATGATTAATAACTCGCTGATCACTTCGGTTCTCAACATTATCATTATAACTGTTATTGAAGCTATTATCTGGTTCAAAAGAAGTCAGCAGTCTTTAGTAAAAGCAGAAAGACTTGAAAGAGAAAACTCACAAATAAGATTTGAAACACTGAAGAGTCAGCTCAATCCACATTTTTTATTTAACAGTTTAAATGTGCTTTCATCATTAATAAAAAAAGATTCTGACAAAGCGCAAAATTTTGTGGATGAGTTTTCTTCGGTTTACCGATACACACTTGATGTGATTGAGAAACCTGTTGTTGAATTAAGAGAGGAAATAGATTTTGCTAAGTCCTTTTTGTTTCTTCAAAAGATCAGATTTGATAACGCTGTTGATATGGAAATAAATATAGATGTCGCCAAATTAAACTATCTCGTTCCGCCACTTGCGGTGCAGACATTACTCGAGAATGTTTTTAAACATAATAGAGCTTCCGTTGATAATCCTTTGAGAATAAAAATATATAATGAGAATGATTGGCTTGTGGTTGTTAATAATCTTCAGCCCAAGATTAAAGGAGTAGAATCAAAAGGAGTTGGATTGAATAACCTTAGAAAAAGATATGAACTGCTGGGAGAAGAACTTCCGCATTTTACAGTTACTGAAAAAGAATATGTTGCAAAAATACCGTTAATAAACCCTGATTAA
- a CDS encoding N-acetyltransferase — protein sequence MNLLIKQTSREDFSITENITREAFWNVYKPGCSEHLVLHNLRKSQSYIKELDLVAIRNNQIVGHIISTKAKVVDSLNKEYEVLCVGPLSVLPNFQKKGIGERLLKESIEIARRLGFRGMILFGNPDYYHRFGFKNAKEFGITTKDYQNFEPFMALESFENSLIDVGGRFIEDESFDVNEDKLNEFEKQFPYKEKQVTDTQLEM from the coding sequence ATGAATTTACTTATCAAGCAAACATCCCGGGAAGATTTTAGTATTACCGAAAATATTACACGCGAAGCATTCTGGAATGTTTATAAACCTGGTTGCAGTGAGCATTTGGTTCTACATAATCTAAGAAAAAGTCAAAGCTATATTAAAGAACTCGACCTTGTTGCTATCCGTAACAACCAAATTGTTGGGCATATTATCTCGACAAAGGCAAAGGTAGTTGATTCACTAAATAAAGAATACGAAGTCTTATGCGTTGGACCTTTGTCAGTATTACCAAATTTTCAAAAGAAAGGAATTGGTGAAAGATTGTTGAAAGAATCTATTGAAATAGCAAGAAGATTAGGATTTCGGGGAATGATTCTTTTTGGTAATCCTGATTACTATCATCGTTTTGGTTTTAAGAATGCTAAAGAGTTTGGGATTACAACAAAAGACTATCAAAACTTTGAGCCGTTTATGGCTTTAGAGTCATTTGAAAACTCTTTAATTGATGTTGGGGGAAGATTTATTGAAGATGAAAGTTTCGATGTAAATGAGGATAAGTTAAACGAATTTGAAAAACAATTTCCTTACAAAGAAAAACAGGTTACTGATACGCAGCTTGAAATGTGA
- a CDS encoding right-handed parallel beta-helix repeat-containing protein gives MKNILIIVLFASASLFAQYTTPGTGVIWNLDSLVLYSSGVVVGSFPNYQINNNVIVAANDELNVVAGSNVTFTSATAGIEVNGIFKAIGTPTDSIIFTSSVEDSTGYYVGFRFNANPNSNLSQIKYARIYFADYGFRCIDASPTLSNSYLYKCGRGVQLSSSNATITNNVIERSYEYGITMTLSSSPLIEGNHLIKNNTKATSVMNQISIGLQGNNSPIIRNNIIEGGESVPTGGISLWVSGSTAFSNAVIEGNQIFNNSFGITLYSTSNGIINAVVKDNVIYNNNINPNPLVSGSGININGSPANQPIIKRNIIYGNWWGITIQNGSTVQAGPQPNIGNVENSDTTDDGMNIIFGNVQGTNVYDLYNNCTNDIYAQNNDWGVYDSLSIENHIFHKADDPLHGLVRFVPFSLQIPVELTSFTAIVNGNVVELNWSTATETNNSGFEILRFTQNDNEWRTLGFVKGKGTTTNPQNYSFTDKDLIPGKYYYRLKQIDFNGTFEYSKKIEVEIISPDKFVLEQNYPNPFNPKTIIQYAIGNRQLVSIKVYNVLGNEVAILVNEYKEAGKYQVEFDASNLSSGVYYYRLQTDNVSLTKKMILQR, from the coding sequence ATGAAAAATATTTTAATAATAGTTTTATTCGCATCTGCAAGTCTTTTCGCTCAATACACAACTCCCGGAACAGGAGTAATCTGGAATCTCGATAGTCTTGTTCTTTATTCATCCGGAGTAGTTGTTGGTTCATTCCCGAATTATCAGATAAACAACAATGTTATTGTTGCAGCAAATGATGAACTGAATGTTGTAGCGGGTTCAAATGTAACTTTCACTTCTGCTACTGCCGGAATAGAAGTCAACGGAATTTTCAAAGCTATTGGAACACCAACAGACTCAATTATTTTCACTTCTTCAGTTGAAGATTCAACAGGTTACTATGTTGGATTCAGATTTAATGCAAATCCGAATTCAAATTTGTCTCAGATTAAGTATGCAAGAATCTATTTTGCTGATTATGGTTTCAGATGCATTGATGCAAGTCCAACGCTCAGTAATTCATATTTATATAAGTGTGGAAGAGGTGTTCAGCTAAGTTCATCAAATGCAACAATCACTAATAATGTTATTGAAAGAAGTTATGAATATGGAATAACTATGACTTTAAGTTCTTCACCACTTATTGAAGGTAATCATTTAATAAAGAATAACACCAAAGCAACATCTGTAATGAATCAGATAAGCATCGGGTTGCAGGGAAATAATTCGCCGATTATTCGTAACAACATCATTGAGGGCGGAGAAAGCGTTCCAACCGGAGGTATTAGTTTATGGGTAAGTGGTTCAACAGCATTTTCAAATGCAGTGATTGAGGGAAACCAGATTTTCAACAACAGTTTTGGAATTACTTTATACAGTACATCAAACGGAATTATTAACGCAGTTGTTAAGGATAATGTGATTTATAATAACAACATAAATCCAAATCCTTTGGTATCAGGAAGCGGAATTAATATTAATGGAAGTCCTGCTAATCAACCGATTATAAAGAGAAATATCATTTATGGAAACTGGTGGGGAATTACAATTCAAAATGGTTCAACTGTTCAGGCAGGACCTCAGCCAAATATTGGAAATGTTGAAAACTCTGATACAACCGATGATGGAATGAATATAATATTTGGAAATGTTCAGGGAACAAATGTTTATGATCTTTATAATAATTGTACAAATGATATTTATGCACAAAACAACGATTGGGGAGTTTACGATTCTCTTTCAATTGAAAACCATATTTTTCATAAAGCCGATGATCCGCTGCATGGACTTGTGAGATTTGTTCCGTTTAGCTTACAAATACCTGTTGAACTAACTTCATTCACGGCAATTGTAAATGGCAATGTTGTTGAACTGAATTGGTCAACCGCAACAGAAACTAATAATTCTGGCTTTGAAATTCTTCGATTCACTCAGAATGACAATGAGTGGAGAACTCTCGGTTTTGTAAAAGGCAAAGGAACAACAACAAATCCTCAGAATTATTCTTTTACAGATAAAGATTTGATTCCGGGAAAATACTACTACAGACTAAAGCAAATTGATTTTAACGGAACATTCGAATATTCAAAAAAGATTGAAGTAGAAATAATTTCACCAGATAAATTTGTTCTTGAGCAGAATTATCCTAATCCATTTAACCCCAAAACAATTATTCAGTATGCAATCGGAAACAGACAACTTGTTTCGATTAAAGTGTATAATGTACTTGGAAATGAAGTCGCAATACTTGTTAACGAATATAAAGAAGCTGGAAAATATCAGGTAGAATTTGATGCATCAAATCTTTCAAGCGGAGTCTATTATTACAGATTGCAAACAGATAATGTTTCTCTTACAAAGAAAATGATTTTGCAGCGGTAA
- a CDS encoding ATP cone domain-containing protein, translating into METHIKSVIKRTGAIVPFNQERIANAIYRAAVAVGGRDKDKAKELSDKVVALLNEKFPEGSTPHIEDIQDIVEKVLIENGHAKVAKEYILYRDERKRAREAENRYASKLNENIPWQKVWRNLDWAVSHNLHTVAHLNERIAKGEFPQIVHESECLYEDDVELAANLIIERLDSLRMVMISGPSSSGKTTTTIKLEQKLIKKGFKFKALNVDHYFFDLELHPKDEFGDYDFETPQALDLELINEHLVKLSRGEEVMIPRYDFKTGTRTLNVTPMKLEKDELLLIDSLHGLYPAFSKDISIDLKFKLYLEPLLQMKGMDGKYVRWTDIRLIRRMLRDSVFRAYNPQQTLEHWHYVRSSELRNIIPYSNTADFVISSAMPYELPIYANRMLKLFEEWSVKYKDDVLKQDAFERANRVYNLLKTVTPVADESPIPGDSVIREFIGGSTLQYH; encoded by the coding sequence ATGGAAACGCATATTAAAAGTGTTATTAAACGAACAGGCGCTATTGTTCCCTTTAATCAGGAAAGAATAGCAAATGCGATTTATCGCGCTGCTGTTGCTGTTGGTGGAAGAGATAAAGACAAAGCCAAAGAGCTCTCTGACAAAGTAGTTGCTCTGTTGAATGAAAAATTTCCTGAAGGAAGTACGCCACATATTGAAGACATTCAGGATATTGTTGAAAAAGTATTGATTGAAAACGGACATGCTAAAGTTGCCAAAGAATATATTCTCTACAGAGATGAACGAAAAAGAGCAAGAGAAGCCGAAAACAGATATGCTTCCAAATTAAATGAAAATATTCCCTGGCAAAAAGTATGGAGAAATCTTGATTGGGCAGTATCTCATAATCTTCATACTGTTGCACATTTGAACGAAAGAATTGCGAAAGGAGAATTTCCGCAAATCGTTCACGAATCTGAATGTCTTTACGAAGATGATGTTGAGCTTGCTGCAAATCTGATTATTGAAAGACTTGATTCGCTCAGAATGGTAATGATTAGTGGTCCTTCTTCATCGGGTAAAACAACAACCACTATAAAACTTGAACAGAAGCTCATTAAAAAAGGATTTAAGTTCAAAGCTTTGAATGTTGATCATTATTTTTTTGATTTGGAGCTCCACCCCAAAGACGAATTTGGTGATTATGATTTTGAAACTCCTCAAGCATTAGACCTTGAGTTGATTAACGAACACCTTGTAAAGCTAAGTCGCGGTGAAGAAGTCATGATTCCAAGATACGACTTTAAAACAGGAACAAGGACATTAAATGTTACTCCAATGAAACTTGAAAAAGATGAACTCCTCTTGATTGACAGTCTGCACGGACTTTATCCTGCGTTCAGTAAAGACATTTCGATTGATTTAAAATTTAAACTTTATCTTGAACCGCTTCTTCAAATGAAAGGAATGGATGGAAAATATGTGAGATGGACAGATATAAGATTAATCAGAAGAATGCTTCGAGATTCTGTATTCCGTGCATACAATCCGCAACAAACTTTAGAACACTGGCATTATGTTCGTTCAAGTGAATTAAGAAACATTATTCCATACAGCAACACTGCAGATTTTGTTATCAGCAGTGCAATGCCCTATGAGCTTCCCATCTATGCAAACAGAATGCTAAAGCTTTTTGAAGAATGGAGTGTTAAGTATAAAGATGATGTTCTGAAACAGGACGCTTTCGAAAGAGCAAACAGAGTTTACAATTTACTTAAAACAGTTACGCCAGTTGCAGATGAATCACCAATACCGGGCGATTCTGTAATCAGAGAATTTATTGGTGGAAGTACATTACAATATCATTAA
- a CDS encoding NAD-dependent epimerase/dehydratase family protein has protein sequence MQTILGAGGGAGTEITRELFNYTEEIRVVSRNPKKVNDTDQLMKADLTDPKQLDEAVKGSEVAYVTIAFPYNIKVWRELWPKFMRNLIDTCIKYKTKIVFVDNVYMYDPKYLNNMTEETPINPISQKGKVRAEVAKMLMDAVDKNKVEAIIARAPDFYGPGVIGSMLYQSVYLNLLKDKSPQWLGNLDVIHNFIYSKDIGKAVALLGNTKDAYNQVWHLPTTDKKLTNQQWIELMMTAMNKQKKIQTMPDWMISLVGLFMPILKELQDVGYQFKQDYFFNSSKFNKRFNFTPISPEDGIREMVRL, from the coding sequence ATGCAAACAATACTTGGTGCCGGCGGAGGTGCTGGTACAGAGATAACAAGAGAGTTATTTAACTATACAGAAGAAATTCGTGTTGTTAGCCGTAATCCGAAAAAGGTTAACGATACAGACCAACTAATGAAAGCAGATTTAACTGATCCAAAGCAGCTTGACGAAGCAGTAAAAGGATCAGAAGTTGCTTATGTAACAATTGCTTTTCCATACAATATAAAAGTCTGGCGTGAGCTTTGGCCAAAGTTTATGAGAAACCTGATTGATACTTGCATTAAGTACAAAACAAAAATCGTTTTTGTTGATAATGTCTATATGTATGATCCGAAGTATCTCAATAATATGACAGAAGAAACCCCTATAAATCCAATTTCACAAAAAGGCAAAGTTCGTGCAGAAGTAGCAAAAATGTTGATGGACGCTGTTGATAAAAACAAAGTTGAAGCAATCATAGCACGCGCACCAGATTTTTATGGACCTGGAGTTATAGGCAGTATGCTTTATCAAAGCGTTTACTTAAATCTTCTTAAAGATAAAAGTCCGCAATGGCTTGGCAACCTGGATGTAATTCATAATTTTATTTACAGTAAAGATATCGGGAAAGCTGTTGCGTTACTCGGCAATACAAAAGATGCATATAATCAGGTTTGGCATCTTCCCACGACAGATAAAAAACTTACAAACCAACAGTGGATTGAACTAATGATGACCGCAATGAATAAGCAAAAGAAAATCCAGACAATGCCGGATTGGATGATAAGTTTAGTTGGTTTGTTTATGCCGATTCTTAAAGAGTTACAAGATGTTGGTTATCAGTTTAAGCAGGATTATTTCTTCAACAGCAGTAAGTTTAACAAGAGGTTTAATTTTACTCCAATTTCACCGGAAGATGGAATAAGGGAAATGGTTAGGCTTTAA
- a CDS encoding DUF2721 domain-containing protein, whose amino-acid sequence MNIDVTTPALLFPAISLLLLAYTNRFLTIATLIRSLHKNYKESPDTALLGQIENLRKRVYLIKHMQGVGVASLFLCVLCMFLLFAGQIEIGKYVFGLSILLLMLSLILSLKEIAISVDALELHLSDIESRK is encoded by the coding sequence ATGAATATTGATGTAACTACTCCTGCTCTTCTTTTCCCGGCAATCTCACTTCTGTTGCTGGCATATACAAACAGATTTCTTACAATTGCAACGTTAATTCGTTCGTTGCATAAAAACTATAAAGAAAGTCCGGATACTGCTCTTCTGGGTCAGATTGAAAATCTTCGCAAGCGTGTTTATCTGATTAAGCATATGCAGGGAGTTGGCGTTGCAAGCTTATTCCTTTGTGTTTTGTGTATGTTTCTCCTTTTTGCTGGTCAAATTGAGATTGGGAAATATGTTTTTGGATTAAGCATACTTTTATTGATGCTTTCGCTTATTCTGTCTTTGAAAGAGATTGCCATATCTGTTGATGCCTTAGAGTTGCATCTTAGTGATATAGAATCAAGAAAATAA
- a CDS encoding RNA-binding protein: MSTKLFVGSLPWSVDDETLRETFEEHGNVVSAKVIKDRETGRSRGFGFVEMENSADAKSAIEALNDSELKGRNIVVNEAKSRN; the protein is encoded by the coding sequence GTGAGTACTAAGTTATTTGTGGGTTCTCTCCCATGGTCAGTTGATGACGAAACATTAAGAGAAACATTTGAAGAACATGGAAATGTTGTTTCTGCTAAAGTGATTAAAGATCGCGAAACAGGCAGATCAAGAGGATTTGGATTCGTTGAAATGGAGAACTCAGCCGATGCAAAAAGTGCAATTGAAGCACTCAATGATTCGGAACTTAAAGGTAGAAATATCGTAGTTAATGAAGCAAAATCGCGTAATTAA
- a CDS encoding LytTR family DNA-binding domain-containing protein yields MKTIIIEDEKLAAERLEELIKEIDSSIEISAKLTSVEQSIKYLKQNKPDLIFLDIQLEDGLSFSIFEKVDVDVPIIFTTAYDQYAIKAFKLNSIDYLLKPIKKDELREALNKYKNIKSSYLMDFEEIIRSIQNKDISYKKRFLIQYGQKIKKVEIDEVAYFYALEKNVFLTTSSGSTFPIDFTLDKLQDVIDPEKFFRINRKMIVAFSAIKNMIPYSRSRIKIELNPPEPKEVEALVSVERSSAFKEWMDK; encoded by the coding sequence ATGAAAACAATAATAATTGAAGACGAAAAACTTGCCGCAGAAAGATTGGAAGAGTTAATCAAAGAGATTGATTCGTCTATTGAAATTTCTGCAAAGCTTACTTCTGTTGAGCAATCCATAAAGTATCTTAAACAGAATAAGCCGGATTTAATCTTTCTTGATATTCAGCTTGAAGACGGATTAAGTTTTTCAATCTTTGAAAAGGTTGATGTTGATGTCCCGATTATCTTCACGACCGCTTATGATCAATATGCGATTAAAGCATTCAAGCTTAATAGCATAGATTATCTTCTTAAGCCCATTAAGAAAGATGAACTGCGTGAAGCATTAAATAAATACAAAAATATCAAATCATCTTACCTGATGGATTTTGAAGAAATAATCAGAAGCATTCAAAACAAAGACATTAGTTACAAGAAAAGGTTTTTAATCCAGTACGGACAAAAGATTAAAAAAGTTGAAATTGATGAGGTTGCTTACTTCTATGCATTGGAGAAAAATGTTTTTCTGACAACGTCATCTGGCAGCACATTCCCGATTGATTTTACACTCGATAAACTTCAGGATGTGATTGATCCGGAAAAATTTTTTCGTATCAACAGAAAAATGATAGTTGCATTTAGTGCAATAAAGAATATGATTCCATATTCCCGCTCAAGAATAAAAATTGAATTAAATCCCCCCGAACCAAAAGAAGTTGAAGCACTTGTAAGTGTGGAAAGATCATCTGCATTTAAAGAGTGGATGGATAAATGA
- a CDS encoding radical SAM protein codes for MSFIPSYKKISESEFDERIRVADSIIKSCTSCPRNCMVDRTNGELGTCQSGDKPIVSSYTLHFGEEPVLSGTNGAGNIFFGNCNLRCVYCQNFVISQNPKIEKRNEITVERLAEIMIELQNMGSHNIGLVSPTHFAVPILKSIRIASQLGLNLPIIYNTNGYDSVEMLKLYKDVIDIYLPDFKYGNNENGRVYSKVSDYFDKAKLAIKEMYNQVGSELVYENGVVVRGLIIRHLILPNDLSETEKVFKFISEELDKKVHISLMTQYYPTNRSEKHILINRTIRYKEFVKAVELLEKYGLENGWMQELESNEFYRPSFEVSRDDPFNNKKLNLV; via the coding sequence ATGAGTTTTATTCCTTCTTATAAGAAAATTTCAGAAAGCGAATTTGATGAAAGAATTCGTGTTGCCGACAGCATAATCAAAAGCTGTACAAGCTGTCCGCGTAATTGTATGGTTGACAGAACAAATGGTGAATTAGGAACCTGTCAAAGCGGTGATAAGCCAATTGTTTCTTCATACACTTTGCACTTTGGTGAAGAACCAGTTTTATCAGGTACAAACGGAGCCGGGAATATTTTCTTTGGCAATTGTAATCTCAGATGTGTTTATTGTCAAAACTTTGTAATCAGTCAGAATCCCAAAATCGAAAAAAGAAATGAAATCACCGTTGAACGATTAGCTGAAATAATGATTGAGCTTCAGAATATGGGAAGTCATAATATTGGATTAGTTTCTCCAACTCACTTTGCAGTTCCGATTCTTAAATCAATTCGAATCGCTTCGCAACTTGGATTAAATCTTCCGATAATTTATAACACTAACGGATATGACTCTGTTGAAATGTTAAAACTCTACAAAGATGTAATTGATATTTATCTGCCCGATTTCAAATATGGCAATAATGAAAACGGCAGAGTTTATTCAAAGGTTAGCGACTATTTTGATAAAGCAAAGCTGGCCATAAAAGAAATGTATAATCAGGTGGGCAGCGAGCTTGTTTATGAAAATGGAGTTGTTGTAAGAGGTTTAATCATCAGACATTTAATTCTTCCAAATGATTTATCTGAAACCGAAAAAGTCTTTAAGTTTATCAGCGAAGAGCTTGATAAGAAAGTTCATATCTCTTTGATGACTCAGTATTATCCAACAAACCGAAGCGAGAAGCATATTCTTATAAACAGAACCATCCGATATAAAGAATTTGTGAAAGCTGTTGAGTTACTTGAAAAATACGGACTTGAAAACGGATGGATGCAGGAACTTGAAAGTAATGAATTTTATCGTCCATCATTTGAAGTTAGTCGTGATGATCCGTTTAATAATAAGAAACTAAACCTTGTTTAA
- a CDS encoding RNA-binding protein: MNIFVGNLSNEVQEEDLMNLFSEFGQVKEVKIIRDMFSRQSKGFGFVEMPGLADAQKAINELNTVEVKGKKITVNEARPKRDNNRRGGGGRGGNRNGGGGYGQNRRRF; the protein is encoded by the coding sequence ATGAATATCTTCGTTGGCAATCTGTCAAATGAAGTTCAGGAAGAAGATTTAATGAATCTTTTCTCTGAGTTCGGACAAGTAAAAGAAGTTAAAATTATCCGTGATATGTTTTCAAGACAGTCAAAAGGTTTTGGATTCGTTGAAATGCCAGGATTAGCAGATGCTCAAAAAGCAATCAATGAATTGAACACAGTTGAGGTTAAAGGAAAAAAGATTACCGTTAATGAAGCTCGACCAAAACGGGATAACAACCGGAGAGGTGGTGGTGGAAGAGGCGGAAATCGTAATGGTGGCGGTGGTTACGGACAGAACAGAAGACGCTTCTAA
- a CDS encoding four helix bundle suffix domain-containing protein — protein sequence MVDKTKSDNGFIPDHGGYKKLLTYQKAEIIYDGTVYFCNKFLERSDRTRDQMIQAARSGKQNIAEASMASATSKETEIKLTNVARASLEELLIDYQDFLRTHKLKEWEKEHKYVKRLRELNRTPNANYETFRKGIEHPNPEISANVLIGLIKISSYLLSRQIKRLEEDFVKEGGLRERMTKARINYRNKGQK from the coding sequence ATGGTTGACAAAACAAAATCTGATAATGGGTTTATTCCTGATCACGGAGGTTATAAAAAACTTTTAACTTATCAGAAGGCAGAAATTATTTATGATGGAACAGTTTATTTCTGTAATAAATTTTTGGAAAGAAGTGATCGTACAAGAGATCAAATGATCCAGGCTGCAAGATCGGGAAAACAAAACATTGCTGAAGCAAGTATGGCGTCAGCAACTTCGAAAGAAACGGAAATTAAACTTACCAATGTTGCCCGTGCAAGTTTGGAAGAATTATTAATTGATTATCAGGATTTTCTTCGAACACATAAACTGAAAGAATGGGAAAAAGAACATAAGTATGTCAAAAGATTAAGAGAATTAAACAGAACACCAAATGCTAATTACGAGACTTTTAGAAAAGGCATTGAGCACCCAAACCCTGAAATAAGTGCTAATGTGTTGATTGGACTTATCAAAATTTCTTCTTACTTACTAAGTCGGCAAATTAAAAGACTGGAAGAAGATTTTGTAAAAGAAGGTGGCTTGCGGGAAAGAATGACCAAAGCCAGGATAAATTATAGAAACAAGGGACAAAAGTGA
- a CDS encoding DUF6544 family protein — protein MKWIFFFIVLVHALIHLLGFFKAFQLAEINQLTQHISKPMGILWLLAFILLLAAAIQFISNHDLWWITGLAAVILSQILIILFWQDAKFGTIPNIIILLVTIVAFAGWSFNRDVKSEVTEMLSENSVDKKEILTEERISHLPPVIQKWLKNSGAVGREKIHTVYLKQRGKIRLKPEQEKWYNAQAEQWFTVDNPAFIWKVKVDMMPLVFFTGRDKFSDGKGSMLIKILSLINIVNSSDNEKINQGTLQRYLGEIVWFPSAAVSPFIKWEEVDSMTAKATMSYKETTGSALFYFNENGDFVKFSAMRYMGTENDSQLKEWTITLNEYKIYDGIKIPVKGEATWKLEDGDFTWYKLEIYDVKYNQRVMKE, from the coding sequence ATGAAATGGATTTTTTTCTTTATCGTTCTTGTTCATGCGCTGATTCATCTGCTTGGATTCTTCAAAGCATTTCAGCTTGCAGAAATCAACCAGCTCACTCAACACATATCCAAACCAATGGGTATACTCTGGCTGCTTGCATTTATACTTTTACTTGCGGCAGCAATTCAGTTTATAAGTAATCATGATTTGTGGTGGATAACCGGACTTGCCGCAGTAATCTTATCACAAATTCTAATCATATTATTCTGGCAGGATGCAAAGTTTGGAACGATACCAAACATTATAATACTTCTTGTTACAATAGTTGCCTTTGCCGGTTGGTCATTTAATCGAGATGTTAAAAGTGAAGTTACAGAAATGCTTTCTGAAAATTCCGTTGATAAAAAAGAAATTTTGACTGAAGAAAGAATATCTCATCTTCCACCAGTTATTCAAAAGTGGTTAAAAAACTCCGGAGCAGTTGGAAGAGAAAAGATACATACGGTTTATCTGAAACAGCGCGGTAAAATCCGGTTGAAACCCGAACAGGAAAAATGGTACAATGCACAAGCCGAGCAATGGTTTACTGTTGATAATCCGGCGTTTATATGGAAAGTTAAAGTTGATATGATGCCGCTCGTGTTTTTTACAGGACGAGATAAATTTTCCGATGGCAAAGGGAGTATGCTGATAAAAATTTTATCGCTTATAAATATTGTAAACTCAAGTGACAACGAAAAAATAAATCAAGGCACACTGCAAAGATACCTTGGCGAAATAGTTTGGTTTCCTTCGGCAGCAGTTAGTCCTTTTATTAAGTGGGAAGAAGTTGATTCGATGACAGCCAAAGCAACAATGAGTTACAAAGAAACAACAGGTTCGGCGTTATTTTATTTTAATGAGAATGGTGATTTTGTAAAATTCAGTGCAATGCGTTATATGGGAACAGAGAATGATTCGCAATTAAAAGAGTGGACAATAACTTTGAATGAATACAAAATTTATGATGGAATAAAAATTCCGGTTAAAGGTGAAGCAACCTGGAAACTTGAGGATGGAGATTTCACCTGGTATAAACTTGAGATTTATGATGTGAAGTACAACCAAAGAGTAATGAAAGAATAA